From a single Streptomyces liliifuscus genomic region:
- a CDS encoding trypsin-like serine protease yields MPTKAQPGYAVALAAVGLLCLMPMALDAPQRPTAVAAYDRLNDVQPHRGGAGLSVFPTATTYDCTAGFAVRSKSDPRTVGMVTAGHCFALNRVLGSGNDAGGAIDFGAVTAVKYERNVPNGTHDMELITGVPSQTGPQTYAPTLWADPRVPSAMRVVGTGAAGLGDSVCYSGMVTRANCGFTVQTLSGSKSCSREPGHTNDCTIGLAEATKPVSSGPRPGDSGSPVFKVDDKGNAIIVGMLVGGDPSKDAAVVFHTLQQIESPDGLNVRALTQAL; encoded by the coding sequence ATGCCGACGAAAGCACAACCCGGATACGCGGTCGCCCTCGCCGCGGTGGGCCTGCTCTGCCTGATGCCCATGGCGCTCGACGCACCGCAGCGACCGACCGCCGTCGCGGCGTACGACCGGCTCAACGACGTACAGCCGCACCGCGGGGGCGCCGGTCTGTCGGTCTTCCCGACGGCCACCACCTACGACTGCACCGCCGGATTCGCCGTCCGCAGCAAATCCGACCCCAGGACGGTGGGCATGGTGACCGCCGGTCACTGCTTCGCACTGAACCGTGTGCTCGGCTCCGGCAACGACGCGGGCGGCGCGATCGACTTCGGCGCGGTCACAGCCGTGAAATACGAAAGAAACGTACCCAATGGGACACACGACATGGAACTGATCACCGGCGTCCCCAGTCAGACCGGACCTCAGACCTATGCGCCCACCCTCTGGGCCGATCCCCGGGTCCCCAGCGCGATGCGCGTCGTGGGCACAGGTGCCGCAGGTCTGGGCGACAGCGTCTGCTACAGCGGAATGGTCACCAGGGCGAACTGCGGATTCACGGTCCAGACCCTGTCGGGAAGCAAGTCGTGCAGCCGGGAACCGGGCCACACCAACGACTGCACCATCGGCCTCGCCGAGGCAACCAAGCCGGTCTCGTCCGGCCCCAGGCCCGGCGACTCCGGCTCACCGGTGTTCAAGGTCGACGACAAGGGCAACGCGATCATCGTCGGGATGCTCGTCGGCGGAGACCCCAGCAAGGACGCGGCGGTCGTCTTCCACACGCTCCAGCAGATCGAGTCCCCCGACGGCCTCAACGTGAGGGCACTCACCCAGGCGCTCTGA
- a CDS encoding SDR family oxidoreductase produces MKVLIIGGSGFLGTELVRRAVATGWETAATHCSRPGGSAEATWYRLDLRSPGNIDEVLAAVAPSAVIDATSGGSDWAVTADGSIRVAMAAARRGCRLVHVSSDAVFSGSRIHYAETCLPDPVTPYGAAKAAAETAVRFLAPTAAVARTSLIIGNGGSVHERLVHTLAAGTLEGVLFTDDIRCPVHVEDLASALLELAVSDGAGMFHLAGADALSRHELGVLIARRDGLDAARLPAGRRADTLTPGALDIRLDSSATQERVRTRLRGAEEFLQVQ; encoded by the coding sequence ATGAAGGTCCTGATCATCGGCGGCAGCGGTTTTCTCGGTACGGAACTGGTGCGCCGGGCGGTGGCCACGGGCTGGGAGACGGCCGCGACGCACTGTTCCCGCCCCGGTGGCAGTGCCGAAGCCACGTGGTACCGGCTCGATCTTCGCTCCCCCGGGAACATCGACGAGGTACTGGCCGCGGTGGCCCCCAGTGCCGTCATCGACGCAACGAGCGGAGGAAGCGACTGGGCGGTCACCGCGGACGGCTCGATCCGCGTGGCGATGGCCGCGGCGCGACGCGGCTGTCGCCTGGTCCACGTCTCCAGCGACGCGGTGTTCTCCGGTTCCCGGATTCACTACGCCGAGACCTGCCTGCCGGACCCGGTCACCCCGTACGGCGCTGCCAAGGCCGCCGCCGAGACCGCTGTGCGGTTTCTGGCGCCGACGGCCGCTGTCGCTCGTACGTCGTTGATCATCGGAAACGGCGGATCCGTGCACGAACGCCTGGTCCACACCCTGGCCGCCGGCACCCTCGAGGGCGTCCTGTTCACCGACGACATACGGTGCCCGGTCCATGTCGAGGACCTGGCTTCCGCGCTGCTGGAGCTCGCGGTGTCGGACGGGGCCGGGATGTTCCACCTCGCCGGAGCGGACGCCCTCAGCCGCCATGAGCTCGGCGTACTCATCGCCCGGCGCGACGGACTCGACGCGGCCCGGCTGCCGGCCGGGCGCCGGGCCGACACGCTCACGCCCGGCGCCCTCGACATCCGCCTCGACAGCAGCGCCACCCAGGAGCGCGTACGCACCCGCCTGCGCGGAGCCGAAGAATTCCTCCAGGTCCAGTAG
- a CDS encoding LLM class flavin-dependent oxidoreductase, with translation MRFSVNIPNFGDFADPRTVAKVAVAAEQAGWDGLFVWDHVLHRKHGGRPFGDPWMLLTAAALATSRIRLGTLVTPVARRRPQQLARQVATLDAVSGGRVTFAAGLGGPVEDEYASFGDTTDPKVLAERLDEGLDLLQRYWSGKPVNHEGRHYQVRDVTLLPATVQRPRPPVWVAGFWPNRPPMRRAARWDGVVPLFTEARHGHVPPVDQVRDLVAYVRKQREDRSGTPFEIVLGGATPGDDAAGTRDLIGPLAEAGATWWDERQLQTGEALDRLAPVLRRIEQGPPVL, from the coding sequence ATGCGCTTCTCGGTGAACATTCCGAACTTCGGTGACTTCGCCGATCCCAGGACCGTGGCGAAGGTGGCCGTGGCGGCGGAACAGGCAGGGTGGGACGGGCTGTTCGTCTGGGATCACGTGCTGCACCGCAAGCACGGGGGCAGGCCCTTCGGGGACCCCTGGATGCTACTGACCGCCGCCGCGCTGGCGACGTCCCGGATCCGGCTGGGCACACTGGTCACCCCTGTCGCCCGGCGGCGCCCGCAGCAACTCGCCCGTCAGGTCGCCACCTTGGACGCCGTGAGCGGCGGCCGCGTCACCTTCGCCGCTGGGCTGGGCGGGCCCGTGGAGGACGAGTACGCGAGCTTCGGTGACACCACCGACCCGAAGGTGCTGGCCGAGCGGCTGGACGAGGGCCTGGACCTGCTCCAGCGCTACTGGTCCGGCAAGCCGGTGAACCACGAAGGACGGCACTACCAGGTACGGGACGTGACCTTGCTGCCCGCCACGGTGCAACGCCCTCGCCCGCCGGTCTGGGTGGCCGGATTCTGGCCGAACCGCCCGCCCATGCGCCGGGCCGCCCGCTGGGACGGTGTGGTCCCGCTGTTCACCGAGGCCAGGCACGGCCACGTACCGCCGGTCGATCAGGTCCGCGACCTCGTCGCATACGTCCGCAAGCAGCGCGAGGACCGGTCCGGCACCCCGTTCGAGATCGTCCTCGGCGGTGCCACACCAGGTGATGACGCGGCCGGGACCCGCGATCTGATCGGCCCGTTGGCCGAGGCGGGGGCCACCTGGTGGGACGAACGGCAGCTCCAGACCGGCGAAGCACTGGACCGGCTCGCACCGGTGCTGCGCCGCATCGAACAGGGTCCGCCGGTCTTGTAG
- a CDS encoding CPBP family intramembrane glutamic endopeptidase, translating to MRLVWQFVAVAAVAFIGGQAIAALEDQPWLQLAVGVPTAVLAVLVYGWVVRRTERRPSTEVALEDAPSALGRGTLIGAALFGAVMVNLFTSGHYEVDGVGSVSGAAGLFGFMAAAAVTEELLFRGVLFRIAEERIGTWIALVLTGALFGLSHLLNPNASVWGATAIAIEAGGMLTAAYVATRKLWLPIGLHFGWNFAASGVFSTEVSGNDTPQGLLDSAMSGPKLLTGGDFGPEGSVYSVLFCVLATIAFMWLAHRRGHVVPRRRRAERIDTTATLPR from the coding sequence ATGAGGCTGGTCTGGCAATTCGTGGCCGTCGCGGCGGTCGCATTCATCGGCGGCCAGGCGATTGCCGCACTGGAGGACCAGCCATGGCTCCAACTGGCCGTCGGCGTCCCGACAGCCGTGCTCGCGGTGCTCGTCTACGGATGGGTGGTACGGCGGACCGAGCGCCGCCCGTCCACGGAGGTGGCCCTGGAAGACGCGCCGTCCGCGCTCGGCCGCGGAACGCTGATCGGCGCCGCGCTGTTCGGGGCCGTCATGGTGAACCTGTTCACCTCCGGGCACTACGAGGTCGACGGCGTGGGCTCGGTGTCGGGCGCGGCGGGGTTGTTCGGCTTCATGGCCGCCGCCGCTGTGACTGAGGAACTGCTGTTCCGCGGTGTCCTGTTCCGCATCGCCGAGGAACGCATCGGCACATGGATCGCGCTGGTGCTGACCGGTGCGCTGTTCGGCCTGTCGCATCTGCTCAACCCGAACGCCAGTGTGTGGGGCGCCACCGCCATCGCCATCGAGGCCGGCGGCATGCTCACCGCCGCGTACGTCGCCACCCGCAAGCTGTGGCTGCCGATCGGTCTGCACTTCGGCTGGAACTTCGCCGCGTCCGGCGTCTTCAGCACCGAGGTCTCGGGCAACGACACTCCTCAGGGACTGCTGGACTCCGCGATGTCGGGCCCGAAGCTGCTCACCGGCGGCGACTTCGGCCCGGAGGGAAGCGTGTACTCGGTGCTGTTCTGCGTACTGGCGACGATCGCGTTCATGTGGCTGGCCCATCGGCGCGGCCATGTGGTGCCCCGCCGTCGGCGCGCCGAGCGGATCGACACCACCGCTACACTCCCCCGATGA
- a CDS encoding sensor histidine kinase: MISLRRPPEWWSRADVTVRDLPFGVLCLAASFLPASHGTQLGGLPNRPFDTLALVAISFECLPLAVRRRWPVVCLALVSVGFAIDQLRGYHTFAGTALPIALLSVGAHLERHRRTAAILFSVAYVPLAVALSRAGSGEPPSGFVTFYLAMVLAWGAGAWLRSTRVADAERRSRIAEDTRTAERTRIASELHDVVTHHVTAMVVQAEAARYLTASPDRLDQTLTAVTDTGRRAITDLRHLLDLLNPDHGTEARTPSVGRLLTLVEQTRRAGQPVEFTEEGTPAESTGSAELVAYRVVQEALTNALKYAHGSRTSVQVRHAEREITVEVSTDGSGSRARSPGGSGRGLAGLRERVDILGGDFSADRQKAGGFVVRARIPAGNPS; the protein is encoded by the coding sequence ATGATCAGTCTTCGGCGGCCCCCGGAGTGGTGGAGCCGGGCCGACGTCACGGTCCGGGATCTCCCGTTCGGGGTGCTGTGCCTGGCCGCCTCGTTCCTGCCTGCGTCCCACGGGACGCAGCTCGGCGGCCTGCCGAACCGCCCCTTCGACACGCTGGCCCTCGTGGCGATCTCCTTCGAATGCCTCCCGCTCGCCGTGCGTCGGCGGTGGCCGGTCGTCTGTCTCGCCCTGGTCTCGGTCGGCTTCGCCATCGACCAGCTTCGCGGCTACCACACGTTCGCGGGCACCGCGCTGCCGATCGCGCTCCTGAGCGTGGGGGCGCATCTGGAACGGCACCGGCGTACCGCCGCGATTCTCTTCTCCGTGGCGTACGTGCCGCTGGCGGTGGCGCTCTCCCGGGCCGGTTCGGGGGAGCCGCCGAGCGGGTTCGTGACGTTCTATCTGGCGATGGTCCTCGCATGGGGTGCGGGGGCGTGGCTGCGCTCCACCCGGGTCGCGGACGCCGAACGCCGCAGCCGTATCGCCGAGGACACCCGCACCGCCGAACGCACCCGTATCGCGAGCGAGTTGCACGACGTCGTGACCCATCATGTGACGGCGATGGTCGTGCAGGCCGAGGCGGCGCGCTATCTGACCGCCTCACCCGATCGCCTTGACCAGACCCTGACCGCGGTCACCGACACCGGCCGGCGGGCGATCACCGACCTGCGGCACCTGCTCGACCTGCTCAACCCCGACCACGGCACCGAGGCCAGAACGCCGTCTGTCGGCAGGCTGCTCACGCTCGTGGAGCAGACGCGCCGGGCCGGTCAGCCGGTGGAGTTCACCGAGGAGGGCACTCCGGCGGAATCAACCGGAAGCGCCGAACTCGTGGCCTACCGGGTCGTGCAGGAGGCCCTGACCAACGCCCTCAAATACGCTCACGGCAGCCGCACTTCGGTCCAGGTGCGCCATGCCGAAAGGGAGATCACCGTGGAGGTCAGTACGGACGGTTCCGGCTCGCGGGCGCGGTCCCCCGGCGGGAGCGGGCGGGGCCTGGCCGGTCTCCGCGAACGGGTCGACATCCTGGGCGGCGACTTCAGCGCGGACCGGCAGAAGGCCGGTGGCTTCGTCGTACGGGCGCGCATACCCGCGGGGAACCCGTCATGA
- a CDS encoding response regulator, which produces MSSPIRVLVCDDQVLIRTGLVTIIDAQPDMEVAGECGDGQAAVDLAGQVRPDVVVMDVRMPVLDGIEATRQLAGAGVPHPVKVLVVTTFNLDEYVYEALRAGASGFLLKDAPPAQLLHGIRTVGTGAALLDPEVTRRLVGRYAARIRPAEGAPHDIPLTPRELEVLRLIANGLSNSEIATTLVISPETVKTFVSRILAKLNLRDRVQAVVYAYRQGLVT; this is translated from the coding sequence ATGAGCTCACCGATCCGGGTCCTGGTCTGCGACGACCAGGTACTGATCCGCACCGGACTGGTGACGATCATCGACGCCCAGCCCGACATGGAGGTGGCCGGCGAGTGCGGAGACGGACAGGCCGCCGTCGACCTCGCCGGCCAAGTGCGCCCGGACGTCGTGGTGATGGATGTACGCATGCCGGTGCTGGACGGCATCGAGGCCACCCGCCAGTTGGCCGGGGCCGGTGTCCCGCATCCCGTCAAGGTGCTCGTGGTGACCACGTTCAACCTCGACGAGTACGTCTACGAGGCGCTGCGCGCGGGGGCGAGCGGATTCCTGCTCAAGGACGCGCCGCCGGCCCAACTGCTGCACGGGATCCGGACCGTGGGCACGGGTGCGGCGCTGCTGGACCCCGAGGTGACACGTCGGCTCGTGGGCAGGTACGCCGCCCGCATCCGGCCCGCGGAGGGCGCCCCGCACGACATCCCGCTGACCCCTCGCGAACTGGAGGTCCTTCGCCTCATCGCGAACGGCCTCTCCAACAGCGAGATCGCCACGACCCTTGTGATCAGCCCGGAGACGGTCAAGACCTTCGTCTCCCGCATCCTCGCCAAACTCAACCTCCGCGACCGCGTCCAAGCGGTTGTGTACGCCTACCGCCAGGGCCTGGTGACCTGA
- a CDS encoding DoxX family protein — MTTNPRLDDWLTTRRPFVLGLFRMVLGLLFASEGAATVFGVLDRKASPTGDWPFWYAGVIELVCGVLVLLGVATRSAAFISSGIMAFAYFTEHQQDGLFPLQNGGLAPVLFCWGFLLIVFSGPGAFALAGLVGRGSGARPVAGPMTEQAR, encoded by the coding sequence ATGACCACCAATCCGCGCCTCGACGACTGGCTGACGACGCGCCGGCCGTTCGTGCTGGGCCTGTTCCGCATGGTCCTTGGCCTGTTGTTCGCCTCCGAGGGCGCTGCCACGGTCTTCGGGGTGCTCGACCGGAAGGCGAGCCCGACGGGCGACTGGCCCTTCTGGTACGCCGGAGTGATCGAGCTGGTGTGCGGCGTTCTTGTTCTCCTCGGGGTCGCGACCCGCAGCGCGGCGTTCATCAGCTCGGGCATCATGGCGTTCGCGTACTTCACGGAGCACCAGCAGGACGGCCTCTTCCCCTTGCAGAACGGGGGACTCGCACCGGTGCTCTTCTGCTGGGGATTCCTGCTCATCGTGTTCTCCGGACCCGGTGCCTTCGCCCTCGCGGGCCTGGTCGGCCGCGGGAGCGGCGCGCGTCCCGTCGCCGGGCCGATGACCGAACAGGCCCGGTAG
- a CDS encoding DUF899 domain-containing protein: MTTMLTPGNASGDLPGKPPVVDPAAWQAARDALLVREKAHTREGDAIAAARRRLPMVELDGTVEVVGAEGPVPFLDLFQGRDELVVYQHMWYDGAPHQGQCEGCTTTAWHVKDAVYLNARGVSFAVLTSGPWDEVASYVEFMGYTQPWYSVRGVEAPVGGNMGHIACFLRDGDRVFLTYSTTGRGNERVNGSLGLLDMTPHGRGEAWEDNPEGRAVIGEVREGHPAVGQQACWYWRSDADGNATWGPTSRPVPQWTRPGATQVETLGRKGHHH; the protein is encoded by the coding sequence ATGACGACCATGCTCACGCCCGGCAACGCGAGCGGCGACCTCCCCGGCAAGCCACCGGTGGTCGACCCGGCCGCCTGGCAGGCCGCCCGTGACGCGTTGCTGGTCCGCGAGAAGGCGCACACCCGTGAGGGCGACGCGATCGCCGCGGCCCGGCGGCGGCTGCCGATGGTGGAGCTCGACGGGACGGTCGAGGTCGTCGGAGCCGAGGGCCCGGTCCCGTTCCTGGACCTGTTCCAGGGGCGCGACGAGCTGGTCGTCTATCAGCACATGTGGTACGACGGCGCGCCGCACCAGGGGCAGTGCGAGGGCTGCACCACCACGGCCTGGCACGTGAAGGACGCCGTCTACCTCAACGCCCGGGGTGTCTCGTTCGCCGTCCTGACCTCGGGTCCCTGGGACGAGGTGGCCTCGTACGTCGAGTTCATGGGTTACACCCAGCCCTGGTACTCGGTACGGGGCGTGGAGGCGCCGGTCGGCGGGAACATGGGGCACATCGCCTGCTTCCTGCGCGACGGCGACCGTGTGTTCCTCACCTACTCCACGACGGGCCGTGGCAACGAGCGGGTCAACGGGTCGCTCGGCCTGCTCGACATGACGCCCCACGGCCGCGGCGAGGCGTGGGAGGACAACCCCGAGGGCAGGGCCGTGATCGGCGAGGTCCGCGAGGGGCACCCGGCCGTGGGCCAACAGGCCTGCTGGTACTGGCGCTCGGACGCCGACGGCAACGCCACCTGGGGCCCTACCAGCCGCCCCGTGCCGCAGTGGACCCGCCCCGGCGCGACCCAGGTGGAGACCCTCGGCCGCAAGGGTCACCACCACTGA
- a CDS encoding TetR/AcrR family transcriptional regulator has protein sequence MNDSDEGAGSAPQSKRKDARRNKETLLDAAAAVFVTSGVEAPVRDIATKAGVGLGTIYRHFPTRADLVIAVYRHQVDACAEAGPALLASSPTPHAALAQWVDLFVDFLVTKHGLAAALQTDNAGFETLHAYFLDRLLPVCTQLLDAAAASGEIRADLDAYQLMRGIGNLCIGADSDTRYDARRLVELLVAGLRQPH, from the coding sequence GTGAACGACAGCGACGAGGGCGCGGGGAGCGCGCCCCAGTCCAAGCGGAAGGACGCCCGGCGCAACAAGGAGACCTTGCTCGACGCGGCCGCAGCCGTCTTCGTCACGTCGGGTGTGGAAGCGCCGGTACGGGACATCGCGACCAAGGCCGGCGTCGGGCTCGGCACGATCTACCGCCACTTCCCGACTCGGGCGGATCTCGTCATCGCCGTCTATCGCCACCAGGTCGACGCCTGCGCCGAGGCCGGCCCGGCTCTTCTGGCGAGCAGCCCGACACCTCACGCCGCCCTCGCACAGTGGGTCGACCTCTTCGTCGACTTCCTGGTCACCAAGCACGGACTCGCGGCCGCGCTGCAGACCGACAACGCCGGTTTCGAAACGCTGCACGCCTACTTCCTCGACCGCCTCCTGCCGGTGTGCACCCAGCTCCTCGACGCTGCCGCCGCCTCCGGCGAGATCCGCGCCGACCTCGACGCCTACCAGCTCATGCGCGGCATCGGAAACCTCTGCATCGGCGCGGACAGCGATACCCGCTACGACGCACGCCGGCTGGTCGAGCTCCTCGTCGCGGGCCTACGCCAACCGCACTGA
- a CDS encoding aldo/keto reductase, giving the protein MQYRTLGRTGVQVSSLALGAMNFGRIGRTTQDEVTAVVDAALEGGINVIDTADAYSAGESEEMVGKAVAGRRDDIVLATKATLPMGDERNHRGSSRRWLVTELDNSLRRLGVDHVDLYQIHQWDPTTSDEETLSALTDLQRAGKIRYFGSSNFPAYRVVQAQWAAREHRLSRYVTEQPSYSILQRGIESHVLPVTEEYGLGVLVWSPLASGWLSGAVREGRHITTSRSTFMPQRFDTAIPSNRARLDAVERLAEVADEAGLTMIQLALGFVTAHPAVTSALIGPRTLDHLHSQLAAADTVLSADVLDAIDSIVAPGVDLAAHEKNDTPPALLDPALRRR; this is encoded by the coding sequence ATGCAGTACCGCACCTTGGGCCGCACCGGTGTACAGGTCAGCTCCCTCGCGCTCGGCGCGATGAACTTCGGCAGGATCGGGCGCACCACGCAGGACGAGGTCACCGCTGTCGTGGACGCCGCCCTCGAAGGCGGGATCAACGTCATCGACACCGCTGACGCGTACAGCGCCGGCGAGTCCGAGGAGATGGTCGGCAAGGCCGTCGCAGGCCGCCGCGACGACATCGTGCTGGCCACGAAGGCGACCCTGCCGATGGGCGACGAGCGCAACCACCGGGGCAGCTCGCGCCGCTGGCTCGTCACCGAACTGGACAACAGCCTGCGCCGTCTCGGTGTCGATCACGTCGACCTCTACCAGATTCACCAGTGGGACCCCACCACCAGCGACGAGGAGACGCTGTCGGCCCTGACCGACCTGCAACGCGCGGGAAAGATCCGCTACTTCGGCTCCTCGAACTTCCCGGCATACCGCGTCGTGCAGGCGCAGTGGGCCGCCCGCGAGCACCGTCTGAGCCGCTACGTCACCGAACAGCCCAGCTACTCGATCCTGCAGCGCGGGATCGAGTCCCACGTCCTGCCCGTGACCGAGGAGTACGGGCTCGGGGTGCTGGTGTGGAGCCCGTTGGCCTCGGGCTGGTTGTCGGGTGCGGTCCGCGAGGGCCGGCACATCACCACCAGCCGCTCGACGTTCATGCCGCAGCGCTTCGACACGGCGATCCCCTCCAACCGGGCCAGGCTCGACGCCGTCGAGCGGCTGGCCGAAGTCGCCGACGAGGCCGGCCTGACCATGATCCAGCTCGCGCTCGGATTCGTGACCGCGCACCCCGCCGTGACCAGCGCGCTCATCGGTCCCCGCACACTGGACCACCTGCACTCGCAGCTCGCCGCGGCCGACACCGTGCTCTCCGCCGACGTACTGGACGCCATCGACTCCATCGTCGCGCCCGGTGTCGACCTGGCCGCGCACGAGAAGAACGACACTCCGCCGGCGCTGCTCGACCCGGCACTGCGACGCCGCTGA
- a CDS encoding TioE family transcriptional regulator, which yields MGRNLKNGERLRPVDLARGHGLSTQAIRNYEEAGILPAAGRTPHGYRTYTSLHAGALRAFLALVPGHGHQTATSIMRAVNQGAVDEAFRLIDESHTQLLDDRRTLQAVESALRDLEPATPEPHSASGLADRFIGPLAEELGIRPATLRKWERAGLVSPRRDPLTGYRVYDESDVRDARLSHQLRRGGYLLEQIAPLIAQVRSAGGLEPLEAALADWRGRVSARGRAMLTGAAEMEAYLRERG from the coding sequence ATGGGGCGAAACCTTAAAAACGGCGAACGGCTCAGGCCGGTTGACCTGGCGCGCGGGCACGGCCTGTCCACGCAGGCGATCAGGAACTACGAGGAGGCCGGCATCCTTCCGGCCGCCGGTCGCACCCCTCACGGCTACCGCACCTACACCTCGCTGCACGCGGGTGCGCTGCGCGCGTTTCTTGCCCTGGTGCCCGGCCACGGCCACCAGACGGCGACGTCGATCATGCGGGCCGTGAACCAGGGCGCGGTCGATGAGGCGTTCCGTCTCATCGACGAGAGTCACACCCAACTTCTCGACGACCGACGGACCCTTCAGGCCGTGGAGAGCGCCCTCCGTGACCTGGAGCCCGCCACGCCCGAGCCCCATTCGGCTTCCGGGCTCGCCGACAGGTTCATCGGACCGCTGGCGGAAGAGCTCGGGATCCGGCCCGCGACGCTGCGCAAATGGGAGCGTGCGGGGCTGGTGAGCCCCCGCCGCGATCCGCTGACGGGGTATCGCGTCTACGACGAGTCCGACGTACGGGACGCCCGGTTGTCCCACCAACTCAGGCGGGGTGGCTACCTGTTGGAGCAGATCGCCCCGCTGATCGCCCAGGTACGGTCGGCCGGCGGGCTGGAGCCGCTGGAGGCCGCACTGGCCGACTGGCGAGGCCGGGTATCGGCCCGCGGACGGGCGATGCTGACCGGGGCCGCCGAGATGGAGGCGTACCTCCGCGAGCGCGGATGA
- a CDS encoding erythromycin esterase family protein: MATDIKDAVHAVDAAAVMRLLPARPRLLALGEPTHGEDTLLDLRNELFRQLVEQEGYRTIAIESDCLMGLAVDDYVTSGTGTLDEVMEHGFSHGWGASAANRELVRWMRAYNEDRPASDRLRFAGFDGPLEITAAASPRQALTALHGYLSRVDTDLLPCTAETLDHLLGADDRWTDPAAMMDPSQSVGQSADAGRLRLLADDLVALLDAQTPHLITTTSRADLDRARLYGRTATGLLRYHHWMADTSPARMTRLCALRDLMMSHNLLALTDRGPTLVHAQSSHLQRQKSSMRMWQGRVEWWSAGALVSTRLGKEYAFVATALGTIHHQGVDAPPPDTVEGLLYELPDDRYVVDARELTTALGGTLPALRVSPWFGYAPFDPTHLGDSDGIVFVKDVPQS, from the coding sequence ATGGCTACTGACATCAAGGACGCCGTCCATGCCGTTGACGCTGCCGCTGTCATGAGGCTGCTTCCGGCCCGGCCTCGACTGCTCGCTCTGGGCGAGCCAACCCACGGCGAGGACACTCTCCTCGACCTGCGCAACGAACTCTTCAGGCAGCTTGTCGAGCAGGAGGGCTACCGGACGATCGCGATCGAGAGCGACTGCCTGATGGGCCTGGCCGTGGACGACTACGTCACCTCCGGCACAGGCACTCTCGACGAGGTCATGGAGCACGGATTCAGTCACGGCTGGGGCGCCTCCGCGGCCAACCGCGAGCTCGTACGTTGGATGCGCGCCTACAACGAGGACAGGCCCGCGTCCGACCGGCTCCGCTTCGCCGGTTTCGACGGCCCGTTGGAGATCACCGCCGCCGCGAGCCCCCGCCAGGCTCTCACCGCGCTCCACGGTTACCTCTCGCGGGTGGACACGGACCTGCTCCCCTGCACCGCGGAAACACTCGACCACCTGCTCGGCGCCGACGACCGGTGGACCGATCCCGCCGCGATGATGGACCCGTCCCAGTCCGTGGGGCAGTCGGCCGACGCCGGTCGGCTGCGGCTGCTCGCCGACGATCTGGTGGCGCTGCTGGACGCGCAGACGCCCCACCTGATCACGACGACCTCGCGGGCCGACCTGGACCGGGCACGCCTGTACGGGCGCACCGCGACCGGCCTGCTGCGCTACCACCACTGGATGGCCGACACCTCACCAGCCCGCATGACACGACTGTGCGCGCTGCGGGACCTGATGATGTCCCACAACCTCCTCGCCCTCACCGATCGGGGACCGACACTCGTCCACGCCCAGAGCTCCCATCTCCAGCGACAGAAGAGCTCGATGCGGATGTGGCAGGGACGGGTGGAGTGGTGGAGCGCCGGCGCCCTGGTGAGCACCCGACTCGGCAAGGAGTACGCCTTCGTGGCCACGGCCCTCGGCACGATCCACCACCAGGGAGTGGACGCTCCACCGCCGGACACCGTCGAAGGCCTCCTGTACGAACTCCCGGACGACCGCTACGTCGTGGACGCCCGGGAGCTGACCACCGCCCTCGGCGGCACACTGCCCGCACTCCGCGTCTCCCCCTGGTTCGGCTACGCCCCGTTCGACCCGACCCACCTGGGGGACAGCGACGGCATCGTGTTCGTCAAGGATGTCCCGCAGAGCTGA